From a single Oxalobacter vibrioformis genomic region:
- a CDS encoding UDP-N-acetylmuramoyl-L-alanyl-D-glutamate--2,6-diaminopimelate ligase has product MTNRSQIRAVSEWLGKTCPNGDLFSDSREIVSAGKDAVFFAYQGDATDGRSYIAHAIENGAKAIVYEEAGFDWKTEWHIPHLAVKGLKALAGPVADAYYGNPSASMYVVAVTGTNGKTSCTQWLGSALSRLGEKTAVIGTLGIVVFENGNAGKAEITGYTTPDQVQLQRKLAMLREEGVACVAIEASSIGIEECRLNGLVIDTVLYTNFTRDHLDYHKNMAAYEAAKRKLFDWPGLKHAVMNLDDAKGREWASAINGKLSVSGYTIQDEKMEGIPVLRATEIQARQNGTVFLADAREGHSRIQTRLVGNFNVSNVLGVLGVLLTHGVQWKPAVSAVSALEPPPGRMQPLGGQNAPLVVIDYAHTPDALEKGLQALRSVATDRKGALWCVFGCGGDRDRGKRKDMGRVSEMADHIIVTSDNPRSEVPQQIIDDIVSGMTRPALTIEDRASAILQAVKQASAHDVIFLAGKGHETYQEVKGAKHPFVDADHASLALATYEVMKKERHENES; this is encoded by the coding sequence ATGACAAACCGTTCACAGATTCGCGCTGTATCGGAATGGCTTGGCAAAACCTGTCCGAATGGTGATCTTTTTTCCGACTCGCGGGAGATTGTATCGGCCGGAAAAGATGCGGTTTTCTTTGCCTATCAGGGAGATGCCACTGACGGAAGAAGCTATATTGCCCACGCGATTGAAAATGGTGCCAAAGCCATTGTTTATGAAGAAGCGGGGTTTGACTGGAAAACGGAATGGCACATTCCGCACCTGGCAGTAAAAGGACTGAAAGCGCTGGCAGGTCCTGTCGCCGATGCCTACTATGGCAACCCTTCTGCCTCTATGTATGTGGTAGCCGTTACCGGCACAAACGGTAAAACTTCCTGCACCCAATGGCTGGGAAGCGCGCTTTCCCGTCTGGGAGAAAAGACGGCAGTCATTGGCACGCTGGGGATCGTGGTTTTTGAAAACGGGAATGCCGGCAAGGCGGAAATTACCGGTTACACCACGCCGGATCAGGTGCAGTTGCAAAGGAAACTGGCGATGTTGCGCGAGGAGGGGGTCGCCTGTGTTGCCATTGAGGCATCTTCGATTGGTATCGAGGAGTGCCGCTTGAATGGTCTTGTTATCGATACGGTGCTTTATACCAATTTCACCCGTGATCATCTGGATTATCACAAGAATATGGCGGCGTATGAAGCGGCTAAGCGAAAACTCTTTGACTGGCCAGGGTTAAAGCATGCGGTAATGAATCTGGATGACGCCAAAGGCCGGGAATGGGCATCAGCCATCAACGGGAAGTTGTCGGTATCGGGTTACACGATTCAGGATGAAAAAATGGAAGGTATTCCCGTATTGCGCGCTACCGAAATCCAGGCACGGCAGAATGGAACCGTATTTCTGGCCGATGCCCGGGAAGGGCATTCCCGGATCCAGACCCGTCTTGTCGGCAATTTCAATGTCAGCAATGTGCTGGGGGTTCTGGGCGTGTTGTTGACACATGGAGTCCAATGGAAGCCTGCGGTTTCAGCCGTTTCAGCACTTGAACCGCCTCCCGGCCGCATGCAGCCGCTTGGGGGGCAGAATGCGCCGCTCGTTGTGATCGATTATGCCCATACACCTGATGCGCTCGAAAAGGGGCTCCAAGCGCTTCGTTCGGTTGCCACGGACAGAAAAGGCGCGCTCTGGTGTGTATTCGGCTGCGGTGGCGATCGTGACCGGGGCAAGCGCAAGGATATGGGGCGGGTATCCGAGATGGCGGATCACATCATTGTGACCAGTGACAATCCGCGAAGCGAAGTGCCCCAGCAGATTATTGACGATATTGTGTCAGGTATGACACGCCCGGCGCTGACAATAGAAGACCGGGCGTCGGCTATTCTCCAGGCGGTCAAACAGGCATCTGCCCATGATGTGATTTTTCTTGCCGGTAAGGGACACGAGACTTATCAGGAGGTAAAGGGGGCAAAACACCCGTTTGTTGATGCAGATCACGCATCGCTGGCGCTGGCCACGTATGAGGTCATGAAAAAGGAACGGCATGAAAACGAGTCTTGA
- a CDS encoding peptidoglycan D,D-transpeptidase FtsI family protein, whose translation MMRMMKFPGNSRVAAAKGVSFSDTPELKVKLSKWRSHIVLFFLFFIFMCLIARALWLQVLSTEFLQKQGESRYARTLELPATRGKITDRDGTVLASSIPVRAIWAIPDDVLSQPKEKLGELAKMLGMSEKNLRARLDSDRAFVYLKRQVEMDVADAILKLGIKGIHTRKEYKRYYPEGEVMSHIVGFTNVEDIGQEGMELASQKVLSGTIGSRRVIKDRLGNIVEDLRAIKEPRDGSDLVLSIDSSIQYIAFKQLQEAVTLHKAKAGAVVVLDIQSGEVLALANLPSYNPNDRRQLKGVSLRNRALTDTYEPGSTLKPFTVALALEKGKVTPQTKIQTAPGKLVIGDATIGDAHAHGLLSVSQVIEKSSNVGTAKLALDMKAKEMWEMFTALGFGQQPEFGFPGTTAGRVRPYKSWRPIEQATMSYGHGISVSLMQVARSYMIFARNGDMVPLSLARVDDMPVGQQIISEKTAKAVRNMLEMASGPGGTAPRSQVPGYRVAGKTGTTHKIEGGKYVNKYVASFVGFAPASNPRIIVAVMIDEPSNGQHYGGMVAAPVFSRIVANTLRTMNVTPDSSVTNIVIPQDGPRESL comes from the coding sequence ATGATGCGCATGATGAAATTTCCGGGAAATTCACGTGTTGCTGCGGCAAAGGGGGTGTCGTTTTCCGATACGCCTGAGCTGAAGGTCAAGCTGTCGAAGTGGCGGTCTCACATTGTTCTGTTTTTCCTCTTTTTTATTTTCATGTGCCTGATTGCGCGCGCCCTCTGGTTGCAGGTGCTTTCAACCGAATTCCTGCAGAAGCAGGGTGAATCCCGTTATGCGCGGACACTGGAGCTACCGGCCACCCGTGGAAAAATCACGGATCGGGACGGAACCGTGCTTGCCTCGAGTATTCCTGTCAGGGCGATATGGGCGATACCGGATGATGTGCTGTCCCAGCCAAAAGAAAAGCTTGGCGAACTGGCAAAGATGTTGGGGATGAGCGAGAAAAACCTGCGTGCACGGCTCGATTCGGATCGTGCTTTTGTCTATCTCAAGCGCCAGGTTGAGATGGATGTGGCTGACGCCATTTTGAAGCTCGGCATCAAGGGAATCCACACACGAAAGGAATACAAGCGGTATTACCCGGAAGGCGAGGTCATGTCGCATATTGTGGGTTTTACCAATGTGGAGGATATCGGGCAGGAAGGGATGGAGCTCGCATCGCAGAAAGTTCTTTCCGGCACAATCGGCAGCCGACGCGTGATCAAGGATCGCCTGGGCAATATCGTGGAAGACCTGCGTGCCATCAAGGAACCAAGGGATGGCAGCGACCTGGTCCTGTCTATCGACAGCAGTATCCAGTACATTGCATTCAAACAGCTTCAGGAAGCGGTTACCCTGCACAAGGCAAAGGCTGGTGCGGTGGTTGTGCTGGATATCCAGAGTGGGGAAGTGCTGGCACTGGCCAATCTGCCAAGTTACAACCCCAATGACCGCCGCCAGTTAAAAGGTGTTAGCCTGCGTAATCGCGCCTTGACCGATACCTATGAGCCGGGCTCAACCTTGAAGCCGTTTACCGTTGCGCTGGCCCTGGAAAAAGGAAAAGTGACACCGCAGACAAAAATCCAGACGGCGCCCGGAAAACTGGTAATCGGGGATGCCACGATTGGTGATGCCCATGCCCATGGGCTGCTTTCTGTTTCCCAGGTCATTGAGAAGTCATCCAATGTGGGTACGGCCAAACTGGCGCTGGACATGAAAGCAAAAGAAATGTGGGAGATGTTTACCGCATTGGGATTTGGCCAGCAGCCCGAATTCGGTTTCCCGGGAACGACAGCGGGTCGGGTGCGTCCTTACAAATCATGGCGGCCGATTGAACAGGCGACGATGAGTTATGGTCATGGTATTTCGGTCTCACTCATGCAGGTGGCGCGTTCTTACATGATTTTTGCCCGTAATGGCGATATGGTGCCGCTGTCGCTGGCTCGTGTGGATGACATGCCGGTCGGGCAGCAGATCATTTCTGAAAAAACAGCCAAGGCGGTGCGAAACATGCTGGAAATGGCTTCCGGCCCCGGGGGCACCGCGCCACGCTCCCAGGTGCCGGGGTATCGCGTCGCTGGAAAAACGGGCACAACGCACAAGATTGAAGGCGGCAAGTATGTCAACAAGTATGTCGCGTCATTTGTCGGTTTTGCCCCGGCATCCAATCCGCGGATCATTGTTGCCGTCATGATCGATGAGCCCTCCAATGGGCAGCATTATGGCGGGATGGTGGCGGCACCTGTTTTCTCCAGAATTGTGGCCAATACGCTGAGAACCATGAATGTCACACCGGACTCATCGGTAACCAATATCGTGATCCCACAGGATGGGCCGAGGGAGAGCCTATGA
- the ftsL gene encoding cell division protein FtsL, with the protein MRSGHLQIILVVALLLSALMLVNVRYQSRRLFVELEFELTQARQLEVEWSQLQLDQSSLGKHARIESSARRDLNMVHVIPANTRFMTVTTK; encoded by the coding sequence ATGAGAAGCGGGCATTTGCAGATTATTCTGGTGGTGGCACTGCTGTTAAGCGCGCTGATGCTGGTGAATGTGCGTTATCAGTCGCGCCGGCTTTTCGTCGAGCTTGAGTTTGAACTGACACAGGCCCGGCAACTGGAAGTGGAGTGGTCCCAATTGCAGTTGGACCAGTCAAGTCTGGGTAAGCATGCCCGTATTGAGAGTAGCGCCAGGCGCGATCTGAATATGGTGCATGTCATCCCGGCCAATACACGATTCATGACGGTGACGACGAAATGA
- the rsmH gene encoding 16S rRNA (cytosine(1402)-N(4))-methyltransferase RsmH, whose amino-acid sequence MPDLTHHSVLLAEAVDALAISGGRIHGVYLDGTFGRGGHSRLILERLGEGGRLIAFDKDPQAIAVAKRFEDPRFEIVHESFADLDVVLDARGIEKIDGILLDLGISSPQVEAADRGFSFRLDGPLDMRMDPTRGVSAAQWLASESEEKIAEVIREYGEERFAVQVAKAIVDGRSATPITGTKQLADIVAKAVKTREKGKDPATRTFQAVRIHVNKELEDLEVGLAKAWGRLSLHGRMAVISFHSLEDRIVKRFFADRATVRQPHRRLPIRAAELPQADMKLLGKAKPSLAEIETNPRARSAMLRVVERVLLSSGEVT is encoded by the coding sequence ATGCCGGATTTGACACACCATTCGGTATTGCTCGCAGAGGCCGTGGATGCGCTTGCCATTTCAGGCGGGCGCATCCACGGGGTTTATCTTGATGGCACATTTGGTCGTGGTGGTCACAGCCGCCTGATTCTGGAGAGGCTTGGTGAGGGTGGTCGTCTGATTGCCTTTGACAAGGACCCCCAGGCGATTGCCGTGGCAAAACGCTTCGAGGATCCGCGTTTTGAGATTGTGCATGAAAGTTTTGCCGATCTGGATGTGGTGCTTGACGCGCGTGGTATTGAAAAAATTGACGGGATATTGCTGGATCTGGGTATTTCATCTCCACAGGTGGAAGCGGCGGATCGCGGCTTCAGTTTTCGTCTGGATGGTCCGCTTGATATGCGCATGGATCCGACACGGGGTGTTTCAGCTGCACAGTGGCTGGCATCAGAGAGTGAAGAAAAAATTGCGGAGGTAATACGTGAGTATGGGGAAGAACGGTTTGCTGTTCAGGTTGCAAAGGCGATTGTTGATGGCCGGTCGGCAACGCCCATCACTGGGACGAAGCAACTTGCCGACATCGTGGCAAAGGCAGTTAAAACGCGCGAGAAAGGTAAGGATCCAGCAACGCGGACCTTTCAGGCTGTACGGATTCATGTCAACAAGGAACTTGAGGATCTGGAGGTAGGGCTGGCGAAAGCCTGGGGACGTCTGTCATTACACGGGAGAATGGCGGTGATCAGTTTTCATTCACTTGAAGACCGTATCGTGAAGCGTTTTTTTGCTGACAGGGCAACTGTCCGGCAGCCGCATCGTCGATTGCCGATCCGTGCGGCAGAACTGCCACAGGCTGATATGAAGCTCCTGGGCAAGGCAAAGCCGTCTTTAGCAGAAATCGAGACCAACCCCCGGGCCCGTTCTGCCATGCTGCGTGTGGTTGAGCGGGTTTTGCTTTCCTCCGGGGAGGTGACATGA
- the mraZ gene encoding division/cell wall cluster transcriptional repressor MraZ, with the protein MFQGASSISLDAKGRISIPARHRDALSLQCEGRVTLTRHPHGCLLFFPRPVWEIHREQIAGWPLSARAWQRIFLGSASDVEMDSAGRILISPELRSAAGLTREVMLLGMGSHFEIWDAGKLAESEAEAIAAGMPDVLQNFSF; encoded by the coding sequence GTGTTCCAGGGTGCGTCCTCCATCAGTCTCGATGCAAAGGGCCGGATTTCAATTCCGGCCCGGCATCGTGATGCATTATCGCTGCAATGCGAGGGTCGTGTCACGCTTACGCGTCATCCTCATGGATGCCTGCTGTTTTTTCCACGCCCGGTATGGGAAATTCACAGGGAGCAGATAGCTGGCTGGCCGTTGTCAGCTAGAGCGTGGCAGCGCATTTTCCTGGGAAGTGCCTCGGATGTGGAGATGGATTCCGCCGGGCGGATCCTGATTTCACCGGAGTTGCGTTCTGCTGCCGGGTTGACGCGCGAAGTGATGCTCCTGGGTATGGGGTCGCACTTTGAAATATGGGATGCCGGCAAACTCGCTGAAAGTGAGGCAGAAGCAATCGCTGCTGGTATGCCGGACGTATTACAGAATTTTTCGTTTTAA
- the clsB gene encoding cardiolipin synthase ClsB produces the protein MLVRPGSLVSDNHLTLLDSGKEYFPELIRQINQAQTEIYFETYIFYPDEVGRTVMRALQQAASRGVYVHVITDWFGTGMRLCRLLRREFEKAGVHFRVFNPWFYRGLARQHRKVCVIDHQHAFVGGINILDDFRYDYSKKQRFLNAPRWDFAVLIEGPILNLIQQEVEAFWERVGHMPIRNRLRQYRTSFKRTFAIAKVSLAGFVVRDNFRNRRTIQRAYLRAMGRARREIVLATPYFSPGRKFRAALVSAAGRGVKVTLLIGIGEFWWQDAIAKSFFPKLLKNGVRIYEYRKTQLHGKVAVVDGVWATVGSSNCDGLSLFINHEANVVVRDTEFAATLCERIFSGVAEAEEIHLDDFNKIPWYRRFWYGAAHVIYRVVMRTVTWGDYN, from the coding sequence ATGCTGGTGCGCCCTGGTTCACTGGTTTCTGACAATCATCTGACGCTTTTGGACAGTGGGAAGGAATATTTCCCCGAACTGATCAGACAGATCAACCAGGCCCAGACAGAAATCTATTTTGAAACCTATATTTTTTATCCTGACGAGGTCGGCAGGACGGTCATGCGTGCCCTTCAGCAGGCGGCGTCAAGGGGAGTATATGTCCATGTCATTACCGACTGGTTCGGCACCGGGATGAGGCTGTGCCGGCTGCTCAGGCGGGAATTTGAAAAAGCCGGTGTGCATTTCCGGGTGTTCAACCCCTGGTTTTACCGCGGACTGGCACGGCAGCACCGGAAGGTCTGTGTGATTGATCATCAGCATGCCTTTGTGGGCGGCATTAATATTCTGGATGATTTTCGCTACGACTACAGCAAGAAGCAGCGCTTTTTAAACGCGCCGCGCTGGGATTTTGCGGTCCTGATTGAGGGGCCCATACTGAATCTGATTCAGCAGGAAGTGGAGGCTTTCTGGGAGCGGGTCGGGCATATGCCGATTCGCAATCGCCTGCGTCAGTACCGGACTTCCTTTAAACGAACGTTTGCCATTGCCAAGGTGTCACTGGCCGGATTTGTCGTGAGGGACAACTTCCGCAACCGTCGGACCATCCAGCGCGCGTACCTGCGAGCCATGGGACGGGCCCGCCGGGAAATCGTGCTGGCAACGCCTTATTTTTCTCCTGGCCGGAAATTTCGGGCAGCGCTTGTTTCTGCTGCCGGACGGGGGGTAAAGGTTACCCTGTTGATTGGAATCGGAGAGTTCTGGTGGCAGGATGCCATTGCCAAATCCTTTTTCCCGAAATTGCTGAAAAACGGGGTGCGGATTTATGAATATCGCAAGACGCAATTGCACGGCAAGGTAGCGGTGGTCGATGGCGTCTGGGCGACTGTTGGTTCCAGCAACTGTGACGGGCTGAGTCTTTTTATCAACCATGAAGCCAATGTGGTTGTCCGCGATACGGAATTTGCCGCGACGCTGTGCGAACGTATTTTCAGTGGCGTAGCGGAAGCCGAGGAAATTCATCTTGATGATTTCAATAAAATACCCTGGTACAGGCGCTTCTGGTATGGCGCCGCGCATGTGATTTATCGCGTGGTCATGCGGACGGTTACCTGGGGCGATTACAACTGA
- a CDS encoding endonuclease/exonuclease/phosphatase family protein: MKLRIATYNIHKGVSSVAGLPRVHDLKKSMSLLAADVIFLQEVQGRHDWLALSQAREWPDEAQHEFLAGEYHHSAYGKNAVYNHGHHGNALLSAYPIISQDNHDISDHALESRGLLHCILQTPQTKVHCYVVHLGLLEGSRRRQTQMLIDNVSRTVPKNEPIIIAGDFNDWGNHLSDDIRDALDVKEVFDSNPPKKGVGSYLRRLTGRTPKPQPARTFPAAFPFFPLDRIYIRGFRVDAATVMHGRRWAKVSDHAPIVASLTME; encoded by the coding sequence ATGAAATTACGAATCGCAACGTATAACATCCATAAGGGTGTCTCATCTGTGGCAGGTCTCCCGCGCGTTCATGATTTAAAGAAATCCATGTCATTGCTGGCAGCGGATGTCATTTTTCTTCAGGAAGTGCAGGGGCGCCATGACTGGCTGGCCTTGAGCCAGGCCAGGGAGTGGCCGGATGAAGCGCAACATGAATTTCTGGCCGGTGAGTATCATCATTCGGCATATGGCAAAAATGCGGTCTATAACCATGGGCATCACGGCAATGCGCTGTTAAGCGCTTATCCGATTATTTCGCAGGATAACCACGATATCTCCGATCATGCACTGGAATCCCGGGGACTTTTGCACTGTATCCTTCAGACGCCTCAGACCAAGGTGCATTGCTATGTGGTTCATCTCGGCCTTCTGGAAGGAAGCCGCCGCCGACAGACGCAGATGCTGATTGATAATGTCAGCCGCACGGTGCCGAAAAACGAGCCGATTATTATTGCCGGTGACTTTAATGACTGGGGCAACCACTTGTCAGACGACATTCGGGATGCGCTTGATGTTAAAGAGGTTTTTGACAGCAATCCCCCTAAAAAGGGGGTCGGGTCCTATCTCAGAAGGCTGACGGGAAGAACCCCAAAACCGCAGCCTGCACGCACTTTTCCTGCCGCATTTCCCTTTTTTCCCCTGGATCGTATCTATATCCGGGGTTTCAGGGTGGATGCTGCCACGGTCATGCATGGCCGCCGCTGGGCCAAGGTATCGGATCACGCGCCGATCGTGGCTTCACTGACAATGGAATAA
- the waaA gene encoding lipid IV(A) 3-deoxy-D-manno-octulosonic acid transferase, which translates to MRILYSLVWWLILPFALFRLWWRGRKEPGYRMHIAERLGFYPPPSIAAGCLWVHAVSVGETRAAEPLIQALLAAWPEKDILLTCMTPTGRATGKELFGNHPKIMQAYLPYDTGFMMHRLITHFHPRTCILMETEIWPNLIAQCKAHHIPVALVNARLSERSLKKGKRLPALIQEAADGISCVAAQTETDARRLRQFGSRHVTVAGSVKFDATPPEDAVKKGHQLRTAIGNRPVLMCASTRDGEETLILDALAALKPSTTLLLMVPRHPQRFNEVANMLSARKLSYVRRSGLTADFEPISPDIQVLLGDSMGEMFTYYAASDVAFIGGSLAPLGGQNLIEACALGIPVIIGPHTFNFEAITEDAVAESAAIRIHSAPELMQQAKQLLEHPENCHRMGEKAQQFARRQRGATERTLDILRPFLDDRQTGPAAARKE; encoded by the coding sequence ATGCGAATTCTGTACTCCCTTGTCTGGTGGCTGATTCTTCCCTTTGCTCTCTTCCGCTTATGGTGGCGAGGGAGAAAGGAGCCCGGTTATCGCATGCACATTGCCGAACGCCTGGGGTTCTATCCGCCTCCCTCGATTGCTGCCGGCTGCCTGTGGGTACATGCTGTTTCTGTCGGTGAAACCCGTGCAGCCGAACCCCTCATACAGGCTTTGCTTGCGGCCTGGCCTGAGAAAGACATCCTGCTGACCTGCATGACACCAACCGGCCGTGCAACGGGAAAGGAACTGTTCGGAAACCATCCGAAAATCATGCAGGCTTATCTTCCCTACGATACCGGATTCATGATGCACCGCCTTATTACGCACTTTCACCCGCGCACCTGTATTCTTATGGAAACCGAAATCTGGCCCAATCTGATCGCACAATGTAAGGCGCATCACATTCCTGTGGCACTAGTCAATGCCCGCCTGTCCGAGCGCTCACTCAAAAAAGGAAAACGCCTGCCCGCCTTGATACAGGAAGCCGCTGATGGTATCAGTTGCGTTGCAGCACAAACGGAAACCGACGCCAGGCGGTTGAGACAATTCGGCTCACGCCATGTCACGGTTGCAGGCAGCGTCAAATTTGATGCAACACCGCCGGAAGATGCTGTCAAAAAAGGACACCAGCTTCGGACTGCGATTGGAAACCGCCCTGTCCTGATGTGCGCCAGCACCCGGGATGGTGAAGAAACGCTGATTCTGGATGCCCTTGCCGCCCTGAAACCTTCCACAACCCTGCTGCTCATGGTTCCCCGTCATCCCCAACGGTTCAATGAAGTGGCCAACATGCTTTCTGCCAGAAAGCTGTCTTATGTGCGGCGCTCCGGCTTAACTGCCGATTTTGAACCGATTTCACCTGATATTCAGGTGCTCCTGGGTGATTCGATGGGGGAAATGTTCACTTATTACGCCGCATCGGATGTGGCCTTTATCGGCGGCAGCCTGGCGCCGCTTGGCGGCCAGAACCTGATCGAGGCCTGCGCACTCGGCATACCGGTCATTATCGGCCCGCACACCTTCAATTTCGAGGCGATTACCGAAGACGCCGTAGCGGAAAGCGCAGCCATTCGTATCCACTCGGCGCCGGAACTCATGCAGCAGGCAAAACAGCTGCTTGAACATCCGGAAAATTGTCACCGCATGGGAGAAAAGGCACAACAATTCGCCCGTCGCCAGCGGGGAGCTACCGAGCGGACACTGGACATTCTCAGGCCATTTCTGGATGATCGTCAAACAGGTCCTGCGGCTGCCCGTAAGGAATAA
- a CDS encoding sensor histidine kinase, producing MSWASICWHYLLALRIEVSLLKDESNNVAAWREGRVDKILKHVDSTVKSVRTIINNLRPAVLDLGLVPSLEWQARDFERRNGIWCEFHTTDENLSLDDEPSTVLFRVLQETLTNVVRHAKATHVRIDLSTEANRLVLRVSDNGVGLPKVRNRKVKSFGLAGIRERISMLHGEFSIESSDAGTTLIFVIPYGQPQDLFDDHPEMA from the coding sequence ATGAGCTGGGCCAGTATCTGCTGGCATTATCTGCTGGCATTGCGCATTGAGGTGTCGCTGCTCAAGGATGAAAGCAATAATGTGGCCGCCTGGCGGGAGGGGCGTGTTGACAAGATCCTCAAGCATGTGGATTCCACGGTGAAGAGTGTCAGGACCATTATCAACAACCTGCGTCCGGCGGTGCTGGATCTTGGCCTGGTGCCGTCACTCGAATGGCAGGCGAGAGATTTTGAACGCCGCAACGGCATCTGGTGCGAATTTCATACGACGGATGAAAATCTCTCACTTGATGATGAGCCCTCAACCGTACTTTTCCGGGTATTGCAGGAAACACTGACCAATGTAGTGCGTCACGCAAAGGCAACCCATGTCAGGATTGATCTTTCAACGGAGGCAAACCGGCTTGTACTGCGCGTGAGTGACAATGGTGTCGGCCTGCCGAAGGTGCGCAACCGCAAGGTCAAATCCTTCGGGCTCGCCGGTATCCGTGAACGGATCAGCATGTTGCATGGCGAATTTTCCATTGAAAGCAGTGACGCCGGAACGACGCTGATTTTTGTTATTCCTTACGGGCAGCCGCAGGACCTGTTTGACGATCATCCAGAAATGGCCTGA
- a CDS encoding histidine kinase, which yields MEPEPVNHDELRELIDHQERIREDERKHIAREIHDELGQYLLALSAGIAH from the coding sequence ATGGAACCGGAACCGGTCAATCATGATGAATTGCGCGAACTGATTGACCATCAGGAGCGCATTCGGGAAGACGAGCGAAAACACATTGCCCGGGAAATTCACGATGAGCTGGGCCAGTATCTGCTGGCATTATCTGCTGGCATTGCGCATTGA
- the orn gene encoding oligoribonuclease — protein sequence MSQAEDLQPGSDQVLTTPSHPNEFNLIWVDMEMTGLDPDTDAIIEIAVIVTDSELNILAEGPVLAIHQPDAVLDKMDAWNKGTHGRSGLTERVKASTISEAAAEDIIIDFLKPWVPKGKSPMCGNTICQDRRFMVRGMPRLEAYFHYRNLDVSTLKELCRRWKPDVAANFKKHQKHTALADIKESIEELCYYRKHFIAV from the coding sequence ATGTCACAAGCAGAAGATTTGCAACCCGGATCAGATCAGGTTTTGACGACACCGTCACATCCGAATGAATTCAACCTGATCTGGGTCGATATGGAAATGACCGGCCTGGACCCGGATACCGATGCGATTATTGAGATTGCCGTTATCGTCACGGATTCCGAACTCAATATCCTGGCGGAAGGGCCGGTGCTTGCCATTCACCAGCCGGATGCGGTTCTTGACAAGATGGATGCCTGGAACAAGGGGACGCACGGGCGTTCCGGTCTGACCGAGCGTGTCAAGGCGTCGACCATCTCGGAAGCGGCAGCCGAAGATATCATCATCGATTTTCTGAAACCCTGGGTGCCGAAAGGCAAGTCGCCCATGTGCGGCAATACGATCTGCCAGGACCGGCGCTTTATGGTGCGCGGTATGCCGCGTCTGGAAGCCTATTTCCATTATCGCAACCTGGATGTGTCGACCCTCAAGGAGTTATGCCGCCGCTGGAAACCGGATGTTGCGGCTAACTTCAAGAAACACCAGAAACATACGGCGCTTGCGGATATCAAGGAATCCATTGAGGAACTGTGCTATTACCGCAAACATTTCATCGCTGTCTGA
- the rsgA gene encoding ribosome small subunit-dependent GTPase A — MTRSLKKARIIAAHGRHYLAEQDGELILSVTRGKKSNVAVGDYVMVAPTAKGQAVIESIEERETLLFRSDQFKSKLLAANVTQLFIVVATEPGFADDLISRALVATEAVGIKAHLILNKIDIANALPKARERLQLYAGLGYLMHEISATAEPEATRQTLIPLVENQITILIGQSGMGKSSIINILIPGVDIATREISAALDSGKHTTTFTRLYRMNEHTALIDSPGFQEFGLYHLDKEALEQAFREFRPHLGHCRFHNCRHLAEPGCAILEAVEAGGISPMRHRLYTQLLHEASQKVY, encoded by the coding sequence ATGACCCGATCCTTGAAAAAAGCACGCATTATTGCAGCCCATGGCCGCCACTATCTGGCAGAGCAGGACGGTGAACTCATACTGAGCGTGACACGGGGAAAAAAAAGCAATGTTGCGGTTGGCGACTATGTGATGGTCGCCCCCACAGCCAAGGGGCAGGCGGTCATTGAATCCATTGAGGAACGTGAGACCCTGCTCTTTCGCTCGGACCAGTTCAAGTCCAAACTGCTTGCCGCCAATGTCACCCAGCTCTTTATTGTGGTGGCAACCGAGCCCGGCTTTGCCGATGACCTGATTTCACGCGCACTGGTTGCCACTGAAGCAGTGGGCATCAAAGCCCACCTGATCCTGAACAAAATCGATATCGCCAACGCATTGCCAAAGGCGCGTGAACGCCTGCAGCTGTATGCCGGTCTCGGCTATCTGATGCATGAAATTTCCGCTACCGCAGAACCGGAAGCCACCCGGCAGACACTGATTCCCCTGGTTGAAAACCAGATCACCATCCTGATCGGGCAATCCGGCATGGGCAAATCATCCATCATCAATATCCTTATCCCCGGCGTGGATATTGCCACCCGCGAAATTTCAGCGGCCCTGGATTCGGGCAAACACACCACAACCTTCACGCGCCTGTACCGGATGAATGAGCATACCGCCCTGATTGATTCACCCGGGTTTCAGGAATTCGGCCTGTACCATCTCGATAAGGAAGCACTTGAACAGGCGTTCAGGGAATTCCGCCCCCATCTCGGACACTGCCGCTTCCACAATTGCCGGCATCTGGCCGAACCCGGCTGCGCCATACTGGAAGCAGTAGAAGCGGGGGGTATCTCACCCATGCGGCATCGCCTGTACACACAACTTCTTCACGAAGCCTCCCAGAAGGTATACTGA